The nucleotide window TGGAGATGGGCCGCACCGCCGTGTCCCTGCTTCTCAAGCAGTTCGAGGCGGGGGAGGATTTCATGCCCGAGACCGTGACCCTGCCCACCGAGCTGCTGGTGCGGGGATCAAGCGGACCGAGGAGGCAGTCATGACCATCCGCCGCGAAGCATGGGGCGAGGCCGGAGGCAGGCCCGTGCACCTGTACACCCTTGCCGCCAACGGCCTGGAGGTCTCCGTGGCCACCTATGGCGGCGTGATCGTCCGGATGATGGTCCCGGACGGCGTCGGCAACACTGCCAACGTCACTCTGGGCTATGATTCGGTGGACGGGTACATCAATGATTCCTGTTATTTCGGGTGCATAGTTGGCCGCGTTGCCAACCGCATCGGCCATGCCCGGTTCACCCTGGACGGCGCGGAACACGCCCTTGACCGGAATCACGGCGACCACCAACTGCACGGCGGGGCCAGGGGGTTCCATGCCCGGGTCTGGAACGCACAGGCGGAGGAGACCCCGGACGGGCCGCGACTGCGGTTGACGCGCACCAGCCCGGACGGTGAGCAGGGCTATCCCGGCACCGTCGAGGCGCGGGTGGACTACACGTTGCTGCGAGACGGGCTGCGGCTCGACTTTGTGGCCGAAACGGACAAGCCCACCCCGGTCAACATGACCAACCACAGTTATTTCAATCTTTCGGGCCGGGCCGGGTCGAGTTGTCTCGATCACAGGCTGTCCATCCCCGCCGGGCGCATCCTCGAGACCGACACCGCCCTGATCCCCACGGGCGGGCTGGCCGGGGTGGCGGGCACCCCCTTTGATTTCCGGTCCGGCGAGGCTGTGGGCGCGCGGATCATGGAAGAGAGCGCCCCCCTGTCCGTGGGCCGGGGGTATGACCATTATTTCGTGCTGGACGACGGCTCCGATCGGTTGAAGACCGCAGCCACGGTATACGACCCGGCGTCCGGGCGGACCATGGAGGTTTGGACCACCCATCCGGGTGTCCAGTTCTATTCGGGGAACCATATCCCCGAGGGGCTGCCGGGCCGCGACGGTGCGCGGTACGCACCCCGGTGCGGGTTCTGCCTGGAGGCACACGGCTACGTGGACGCGCCCAACCATCCCGGATTCCCGTCCGTGACGCTTTTGCCCGGCGAAACAATGCATCACACAATAATATACAAGTTCTCTGCGAAGTAGCGTATACTTCCAGCAAATCAGGAGAGACGGTCAGATATGGCAACTGTTGAATTGAAGAAAGTGGTCAAACGGTTCGGCGACGTGGAGGTCGTCCACGGGATCGATCTCGAGATCAGGGACAACGAGTTCATCGTCCTGGTCGGTCCGTCCGGTTGCGGCAAATCCACCGTCCTGCGCATGATCGCCGGGCTGGAGCCCATCAGCGCGGGCGAGGTCCTCATCGACGGAGAGGTGGTCAACCAGGTCTCGCCCAAGGACCGCAACGTGGCCATGGTTTTCCAGAACTATGCCCTGTACCCGCATATGTCGGTGCACGACAACATGGCCTTTTCCTTGAAGATGCGCGGCTTCGACAGGAGCGACATCGAGGAAAAGGTGCGCGAGGCCGCCCATATCCTGGAGCTGGAGCCCTACCTGGGCCGCAAGCCGTCCGAACTGTCCGGCGGCCAGCGTCAGCGCGTGGCCATGGGCCGGGCCATTGTCCGCAAGGCGGACGTTTTTCTCTTCGACGAGCCGCTGTCCAACCTGGACGCCCAGCTCCGCACCCAGATGCGCATGGAGCTGCGGAAGATGCACATGCGGCTGGCCACGACCACCATCTACGTCACCCACGACCAGACCGAGGCCATGACCCTGGCCGACCGCATCGTCATCCTGAAAGACGGCTACATCAAGCAGGTGGGCACGCCCATCGAGGTCTTCGAGGACCCGGACAACGTGTTCGTGGGCCGGTTCATCGGCAACCCGCCCATGAACATCCTCAAGGGCGTCTTCCGGGTGCAGGACGGCAAGCGGTGCGCCGTGGTCGGCAAGTCCTGCTTCCCCGTTGTGGACGGCAAGGCCGAGTCCCTGACCGACGGCGCGCCCGTGCTCGTGGGCATCCGGCCTGACGCCATCAAGATGGGCGACCGGGTGGAGAAACTGCCCGAGGAGTGGTTGTGCCGGGGCGAGGTCGTGCTGTCCGAGATACTTGGCGGCCAGTCCCACCTCGAGATCAGGGTGGACGGCGAGAACAAACTCATCGCCGAGGTGGAGGGCCGCGTGGTCGCCCATCCGGGCGAGGTGGTGCCCATCGGGTTCGAGTTCGACCGCATGATCCTGTTCGATCCGGAGACCACGAACGCAATTCGTTGATTTTGCGGGTCTGTACCCGCTTGTTTTAACAGTATATTGGTTAGCTACTTCGTTTCTAAAAGTTATGGAGGTATGTATGAAAAAAGTATTATTGGGTTTGACGATGTTGGCAGCGCTCATGCTGCTTCTGGTCGGTTGTGGCGAGGCGCCGGAGAAAAAGGAAGCGCCTGCTCCGGCTCCCAAGGCTGAAGCGCCTGCTCCGGAACCTGCCCCGGCCAAGGGCAATGACCTTGAGATCTTCTCCTGGTGGGCCGGCGACGAAGGTCCGGCCCTGGAAGCCCTGATTGAAATCTACAAGGAACAGAATCCCGGCGTGAACGTCATCAACGCCACGGTCACCGGCGGTTCCGGCGTCAACGCCCAGGCCGTCCTGAAGACCCGCATGCTGGGCGGCGAGCCGCCGGATTCCTTCCAGGTCCACGCTGGTCAGGAACTGATCGGCACCTGGGTCAAGGCCGACCGCATGGAAGACCTGACTCCCCTGTTCAAGGAAATGGGCTGGATGGAAGTCTTCCCCGAAGGGCTGATCAAGCTGATCGGCACCGAGGACGGCATCTGGTCCGTGCCGGTGAACATCCACCGCTCCAACGTGATGTGGTATGTGCCCGCCAACCTCGAGAAGTGGGGCGTCGAGGCTCCCAAGACCTGGGACGACTTCTTTGCCGCCGCCGACAAGCTCAAAGGCATGGGCGTGACGCCCCTGGCCCTGGCCCAGAACTGGACCGCCAACCACCTGTGGGAATCCGTTGCCCTGGCCGCCATGGGCGCCGACAACTGGGACGCCCTGTGGGCCGGCAAGCTTCCCTTTGACTCCGCCGAAGGCGTGAAGGCCTGGGAACTGTTCGGCAAGGTCCTGGCATACACCAATGCCGACGCCTCCTCCCTGTCCTGGCAGCAGGCGACCGACATGGTCATCGACGGTCGCGCCGCCTTCAACGTCATGGGCGATTGGGCCGCCGGCTACATGACCACCACCAAGAAGCTGGAGCCCGGCACCGGCTACGGCTGGGTGGCCTCTCCCGGCACCGGTGGCTCGTTCATGTTCCTGGCCGACTCCTTCGGTCTGCCCAAGGGCGCTCCCAACCGTGACGCCGCCGTGGCCTGGCTCAAAGTCCTCGGTTCCAAGGAAGGCTCGGATGCGTTCAACCCGCTCAAGGGTTCCATCTCGGCCCGCACCGACTCCGACCTGAACAAGTACAACGGTTACCTGCAGTCCGCCGCTGCCGATTTCGGCAAGGACCGCGTGGTCGGTTCCCTGGCCCACGGCGTGGCCGCAAACGACACCTTCAAGAACGGCTTCGCTTCCGTCATGGAGATGTTCATGAAGTCCAAGAACGCGGACGCCGCCGCCAAGGCGTGCGCCCAGCTTGCCGCGAAAGCGGGCATCTAGGCATCAACGGGGCGTTGTTTCGTGCCGGGGGCGTGTGCCCCCGGCACCGCCCCCATCGATTTTCGGGTAGGAAGGCATGCGGGAAGCATCACGAGACAGAATCAAGGCGTTCCTGACGCTGTTGCCGTCCATGATCCTCATAGGCATTTTCGTCTACGGGTTCATCGGCAACACCATCTGGACATCCATGACCGACTGGGGCGGCATGGGCGCGCTGGCGCTCGAGCCGGAGAAGAACTTCATCGGCCTGGACAACTACATCAACCTGTTCACCGGGTTCCTGGGCGGCGGTTTCCGCCAGGATCTGGTCAACGCGGTCTACTATTCCGTCATGCTGCTCGCGGGCGCGGTGGGGCTGGGCATGTTCATCGCCATCCTGCTGGACCAGAAGCCCAAGGGCGAGGACGTGTTGCGGACCATCTTCCTGTATCCCATGTCCCTGTCCTTCATCGTGTCCGGCACCATCTGGCGCTGGCTGCTCGCGCCCCGGGGCGGGGTCAACATCCTGCCCACCTACGCGGGCCTCGAGCCGATGACCTTCGACTGGCTGTCCAGCCAGTCCGCAATCCTGGTCTTCAACTGGCAGGACATCCTGCGCATCCTGCTCTACGCCGCATCCCTGGTCCTGATCCTCATCGGCCTGGCAAAGCTCAGGAAGGATACGCGCAAGGCGTTCAAGTGGCTCGTGCCGGGCATCGCCGCAGGCCTCTTCGTCTGGGTGTTCGGGGACCTTGTCCCCGACGCCTACATGATGGAGGAGGAGCACGGCTTCAACCTGGCCACCATAGGCATCATCATGGCCACCATCTGGCAGTACTCGGGCTACACCATGGCCCTGTACCTGGCCGGGTTCAACGGCATTTCCCAGGACCTTCGCGACGCTGCCATGCTCGACGGGGCGTCCACCACGGGGTACTACCGGCACGTCGCCATCCCCATGCTCAAGCCCATCACCATTTCGGCGGTCATCATCCTGTCGCACATCTCGTTGAAGATGTTCGACCTGATCTTCGCCATGACCGGCCCGGACAACGGCCAAACCGGACATCCCGCCCTGAACATGTACCTGACCACGTTCCGCGGAAACGAATTCGCCACCGGCGCGGCCATCGCCATCGTGCTGTTCCTGATCGCGGCCACCTTCATCGTGCCGTATCTGATCAGCCAGTACCGCGAAAGGGGGAGGCGCTGAGATGAAAACCCGCACCATCACCCCCGGCACCATCCTGCTCTACGGCACGTTGACCGTGCTGGCGCTCTTCTTCCTCATGCCCGCCTACATGGCCGTCGTGACCGCCCTGAAGCTGCCCCAGGACATCTCCCTGCCCACGTCGTGGGAACTGCCGCCCGTTTTCAACTGGGCGAGCTTTTCCGAGGCCATCGAGCTGCTGAAACCCAACTTCATCAATTCCATCATCCTGACCATAACGGCCACCATCGGGTCCACCGTGCTCGGTTCACTGAACGGCTATGTCTTTTCCAAGTGGAAGTTCGCCGGTTCGGAGGTCGTGTTCACCCTGTTCCTGTTCGGCATGTTCATCCCGTACCAGGTCATCCTGATCCCGCTCTTCCAGACCCTGCGGGCCATGAACCTGTACGGCGGGCTGCCCGGCCTGATCCTGGCCCACATCGTCTACGGGCTGCCCATCACCTCGCTCATCTTCCGCAACTTCTACGCCCAGATTCCCACGGCGCTCATCGAGTCCGCACGGCTGGACGGCGCGGGCTTCTTCTCCATCTACCTGCGCATCGTGTTCCCCCTCTCCATCCCCGGATTCGTGGTCACCTCGCTCTGGCAGTTCACCCAGATATGGAACGAATTCCTGTGGGGCATCTGCCTGACCCGGCACGCGGACAATCCCATCACCGTGGGGCTGGCCCAACTGGCAGGCGGACAGGCGGTCTCCTGGAACCTGCCCATGGCCGGCTCCATCATGGCCGCCGTACCGGTGCTGGCCATCTACATCTTCCTCGGCCGCTACTTCATCCGCGGCCTGCTGGCGGGGTCGGTGAAGGAGTAGGCGAACCCCAAGGCACAACAGAAAAGGCCCGGACAGATTGTCCGGGCCTTTATTCCTTGCAAATGCGTTGTGGTTACCTGTTGTCTTCGTTTGACTTGCCTTCACTCTTTTCGTCCTTGCTCTCCGACAGGTTCTCATCCCACAAGCCGCAGCTGTGGTCGATGCAGGAGAGGCACGGTCCGGGGTAATCCATGTTGGGCATAGTCGCCTCCCGGGTTTGTGTATCGAATGTCCGGGCCGCTGGCGGGGCTCCGGTTCTGCTAACCAATGAATGAATACACATATATTATGCACTGAAAATGGATTGGCAAGGGAAGAAGGGAAAAAAAGAGTCACATGATTTATGGAAGGGGCAGGGAGTGAAGGCCGGGCGTGGGCGACGGCTAGGCGTGTTTCTGGCAGTAATTGAGGAACTTCTGGGCTTCCACGAATTCCGGGTTGATGGACAGGGCGCGTTCCAGGTTGGAGATGGTCTGGTCGTTGAGTCCCTTTTCGAAGTAGACCCGGGCCAGGTTGAAGTAGACGTTCTCGTCGGTGTTCACTATCTCCAGGGATTTCTCGTAGTAGCGGATGGACTCGTCATAGTGGCCGTTCTTGCGCAGCGAAATGCCGAACGTATTGAATTTCTGCCGGAACTGGTAGGTGAACGCCTCGTCGATGCCGAGCAGGGTGTCCAGTACCTTCTTCAGTTTTTCAAAGTCCTTTTTCTCTGAATAGACCTCGCCCAGACCGTAGTTGGCCTCGACGTTGAGGTCGTCGATCATGAGCGCCTTGATGAACTGCCGCTCGGCCTCGTCCAGGTCCCCGTCGGCAAAGGCGTCCTGCCCCATCTGTATCTTGCGGTTCAGGGTCTCCAGGGCCGGGACGGTGTGCCGCCGGTAAAAGGTCGGCTCTGGTGTGTATTGGCGGAGAAAGTCCATGTCCTTGAGAATGGAGCGCACGCCGGACGGAACGTGGTGGGCGTTGAGGGGCTGGATCTCGAAATCCTCGTCAGAGAGTTGGCGGGCGTACCAATAAGTGACGTTGTCATGTTTGCCGGTGGTGCCGCCGGTGCCGATATCAGCATCCAGTCGCAGGGAGTAAACGCCGAGTATTTCAGGGTATTCGCTCAATTTCAGTCTCTCCTCATGAGTCGATGGCCGAATAACGGCGCAACTTATGGAAATATATCGGACGTCAGGAAGGAAATCAATAATTCTTCGCATTTCATGAAACGGTATGACAGCAGAAAAGCCCCGTGAGGGGCTTTTCGTGTGGAGTATGGCGTTTCGAGCCGGTGCCGACTCGTCAGTCACAGGGCTTCCATGGTTCGTTGATCTTGCGGTCGTATCCGTGCAGGGGGATGGTTTCCGGCAGCAGCGAGGCCACCAGCGGAGTGAAAGGTTCATATCGGTACAGCACGGCCACTTCGGCCAGTTGGCAGGGGCCGCCGGGGTCGTTGTCTATGCCGTCGCCCGCAGCCGAGAGATCGGGCCAGGAGCGGACGGACACCTCTATGCTGCCCTGGTTCAGGGTGGACAGGCCCGCCTCGGTGGCGGCGATGATCTGGGCCAGGCGGGTGCCTTCCTCGTCGCCCCGGCCAGTGGCCGCGAAGCGCGCGCCGATTTGGGCGGCTTTCTGCACGGTCAGCCAGGAGTAGAAGGCGTTGCCGCCCTCGATGACCGCCATGACCACCATGAGCATGATGGGTATGATCAGGGCCATTTCCACGGCGGCCATGCCGTTTCTGCGGGAGCTCTTTCTGATGGTTCGCATGTCCATATCCTCCCTACAACAGGCGCCAGCCGAGTTGCTTGCCTATCTGCTTGAAGACGTCCGGGATGTCGTACACCGACGGCGCGTCGAAGTAGTGGTCGTCGGTGCCGGGCTTGCTCGAGGCGACCTGCTTCATGAGCTCGATGTCCACGTTGTCCGAGCTTCCGAACCGGATGGTGAAGATCTCGATGCCCGCGTCCTTTGCCAGCTGCGCCTCAGCGAGCATGTCCGCGTTGAGCACGCCAGCGTCCTCGCAGTGGGCGTCGTTGCGGCCGGAGCCGAAGTAGGCGTTCGTCCAGTAGTTGTTGGGCCGGTAATAGGCGCGATACGGGCCGCCGCATTCACCGTCCTCGGTGTCGCCGTCGGTCAGCAGGATCATGATCTTGCGGAAGTCTTCCTTGTCGCCGCCCTGGGTGTAGGGGGCCTCGGGCGTCAGGATGTGCCGCGCCCACTTGATGCCTTCCGGGATGACCGTGCCGGACGAGGCGCCCGTGGCGGTCTGGGTGTTGATGGAGGCGATGATCCTGGCCTTGTCCTTGCTGAGCGCCAGGGCCTCGGGCAGGTCGGAACAGGTGTCCAGGGTGATCCTGCTTCTATAGTAATAGGGCAGGGCCCAGTAGTCGTCCATGAAATCTTCGTGGATGCCCTCGTTGCGGGAACCGTCCGCATTGTAGCAGCCCGCATCAAAGCCTTCCGCGTCGTCGCCGAGGCGGACCTTGCCCCTGAAGGCCACCAGGCCGACCTTGGTGTCGGGGCTGGTGCCGTCGGGGATGAGCAGGTCGGTCAGGGCGATGGACGCCTCCTTGACCATGTCGATGGGCGTGCCCTTCATGGAACCGGAGTTGTCCACTGCGAACACCACTTCGAGCTTGTTGAACCCGGCGGCTGCGTGCGCCTCGACCGTCTGGTCGGCCAGTCCCAGGATGCCCATGAGCAGGAGGTTGACCTCGGCCTGTGCCGTGACCTCCACGCTCCGGATCTCGGTGCCGGCCTCGACGGACGTGACTTCGGCGGCTTCCATGTTGGCCGCCACCATGTCGTTGATGGCCTGCTCGACGATGCCCTTGGACAGGTCGGGGTCGTAGGGGAGTTCCAGGCTGCCCGCGAGCGCTCCGGCGTCCACGGCGGCCTGAAGACGGGTGTGGGTCATGTACATGTTGCCCATGTCAATGGCGATGCCCGCCACTCCCAGGAGGACCGGGAGAAGCAGGGCGACCATGGTACTCGCCGAGCCCCTGCGGGGGTTACGGCAACGGCATGGTAGTCTGCGCAACGAACTGAATTTCTTCATTGTCGTCTCCGAGCATGCCTTCTTCACCGCTGCTTCCGAAGGGCTTGTAGTTGTAGGCCACCTTGACGGTGACGGTGTTGGCGACCGGATCGGTGACCACGTCCGTGGACAATTCCTGCTGGTCCAGGTCGGCGACCAGGGCGGCCACCAGCGTATTCACGTTGGCGTCGTCGCCCTGCATGAGCACGTGGCGCGCGCCTTCGCGGCTGGCCTCGACCAGGGCGGAATACGTATGCATGGCGTTGGCCCCTTCCACCAGCAGAAGGATCAGGAGGGCCAGGACGGGCAGCGTCAGGGCGAATTCGACGGCGGCGAGTCCCTT belongs to Pseudodesulfovibrio portus and includes:
- a CDS encoding aldose epimerase family protein encodes the protein MTIRREAWGEAGGRPVHLYTLAANGLEVSVATYGGVIVRMMVPDGVGNTANVTLGYDSVDGYINDSCYFGCIVGRVANRIGHARFTLDGAEHALDRNHGDHQLHGGARGFHARVWNAQAEETPDGPRLRLTRTSPDGEQGYPGTVEARVDYTLLRDGLRLDFVAETDKPTPVNMTNHSYFNLSGRAGSSCLDHRLSIPAGRILETDTALIPTGGLAGVAGTPFDFRSGEAVGARIMEESAPLSVGRGYDHYFVLDDGSDRLKTAATVYDPASGRTMEVWTTHPGVQFYSGNHIPEGLPGRDGARYAPRCGFCLEAHGYVDAPNHPGFPSVTLLPGETMHHTIIYKFSAK
- a CDS encoding ABC transporter ATP-binding protein, with protein sequence MATVELKKVVKRFGDVEVVHGIDLEIRDNEFIVLVGPSGCGKSTVLRMIAGLEPISAGEVLIDGEVVNQVSPKDRNVAMVFQNYALYPHMSVHDNMAFSLKMRGFDRSDIEEKVREAAHILELEPYLGRKPSELSGGQRQRVAMGRAIVRKADVFLFDEPLSNLDAQLRTQMRMELRKMHMRLATTTIYVTHDQTEAMTLADRIVILKDGYIKQVGTPIEVFEDPDNVFVGRFIGNPPMNILKGVFRVQDGKRCAVVGKSCFPVVDGKAESLTDGAPVLVGIRPDAIKMGDRVEKLPEEWLCRGEVVLSEILGGQSHLEIRVDGENKLIAEVEGRVVAHPGEVVPIGFEFDRMILFDPETTNAIR
- a CDS encoding ABC transporter substrate-binding protein — translated: MKKVLLGLTMLAALMLLLVGCGEAPEKKEAPAPAPKAEAPAPEPAPAKGNDLEIFSWWAGDEGPALEALIEIYKEQNPGVNVINATVTGGSGVNAQAVLKTRMLGGEPPDSFQVHAGQELIGTWVKADRMEDLTPLFKEMGWMEVFPEGLIKLIGTEDGIWSVPVNIHRSNVMWYVPANLEKWGVEAPKTWDDFFAAADKLKGMGVTPLALAQNWTANHLWESVALAAMGADNWDALWAGKLPFDSAEGVKAWELFGKVLAYTNADASSLSWQQATDMVIDGRAAFNVMGDWAAGYMTTTKKLEPGTGYGWVASPGTGGSFMFLADSFGLPKGAPNRDAAVAWLKVLGSKEGSDAFNPLKGSISARTDSDLNKYNGYLQSAAADFGKDRVVGSLAHGVAANDTFKNGFASVMEMFMKSKNADAAAKACAQLAAKAGI
- a CDS encoding carbohydrate ABC transporter permease, with amino-acid sequence MREASRDRIKAFLTLLPSMILIGIFVYGFIGNTIWTSMTDWGGMGALALEPEKNFIGLDNYINLFTGFLGGGFRQDLVNAVYYSVMLLAGAVGLGMFIAILLDQKPKGEDVLRTIFLYPMSLSFIVSGTIWRWLLAPRGGVNILPTYAGLEPMTFDWLSSQSAILVFNWQDILRILLYAASLVLILIGLAKLRKDTRKAFKWLVPGIAAGLFVWVFGDLVPDAYMMEEEHGFNLATIGIIMATIWQYSGYTMALYLAGFNGISQDLRDAAMLDGASTTGYYRHVAIPMLKPITISAVIILSHISLKMFDLIFAMTGPDNGQTGHPALNMYLTTFRGNEFATGAAIAIVLFLIAATFIVPYLISQYRERGRR
- a CDS encoding carbohydrate ABC transporter permease, whose product is MKTRTITPGTILLYGTLTVLALFFLMPAYMAVVTALKLPQDISLPTSWELPPVFNWASFSEAIELLKPNFINSIILTITATIGSTVLGSLNGYVFSKWKFAGSEVVFTLFLFGMFIPYQVILIPLFQTLRAMNLYGGLPGLILAHIVYGLPITSLIFRNFYAQIPTALIESARLDGAGFFSIYLRIVFPLSIPGFVVTSLWQFTQIWNEFLWGICLTRHADNPITVGLAQLAGGQAVSWNLPMAGSIMAAVPVLAIYIFLGRYFIRGLLAGSVKE
- a CDS encoding tetratricopeptide repeat protein translates to MSEYPEILGVYSLRLDADIGTGGTTGKHDNVTYWYARQLSDEDFEIQPLNAHHVPSGVRSILKDMDFLRQYTPEPTFYRRHTVPALETLNRKIQMGQDAFADGDLDEAERQFIKALMIDDLNVEANYGLGEVYSEKKDFEKLKKVLDTLLGIDEAFTYQFRQKFNTFGISLRKNGHYDESIRYYEKSLEIVNTDENVYFNLARVYFEKGLNDQTISNLERALSINPEFVEAQKFLNYCQKHA
- a CDS encoding TadE/TadG family type IV pilus assembly protein encodes the protein MRTIRKSSRRNGMAAVEMALIIPIMLMVVMAVIEGGNAFYSWLTVQKAAQIGARFAATGRGDEEGTRLAQIIAATEAGLSTLNQGSIEVSVRSWPDLSAAGDGIDNDPGGPCQLAEVAVLYRYEPFTPLVASLLPETIPLHGYDRKINEPWKPCD
- a CDS encoding vWA domain-containing protein — translated: MKKFSSLRRLPCRCRNPRRGSASTMVALLLPVLLGVAGIAIDMGNMYMTHTRLQAAVDAGALAGSLELPYDPDLSKGIVEQAINDMVAANMEAAEVTSVEAGTEIRSVEVTAQAEVNLLLMGILGLADQTVEAHAAAGFNKLEVVFAVDNSGSMKGTPIDMVKEASIALTDLLIPDGTSPDTKVGLVAFRGKVRLGDDAEGFDAGCYNADGSRNEGIHEDFMDDYWALPYYYRSRITLDTCSDLPEALALSKDKARIIASINTQTATGASSGTVIPEGIKWARHILTPEAPYTQGGDKEDFRKIMILLTDGDTEDGECGGPYRAYYRPNNYWTNAYFGSGRNDAHCEDAGVLNADMLAEAQLAKDAGIEIFTIRFGSSDNVDIELMKQVASSKPGTDDHYFDAPSVYDIPDVFKQIGKQLGWRLL
- a CDS encoding TadE family protein: MRNRDNSRKGLAAVEFALTLPVLALLILLLVEGANAMHTYSALVEASREGARHVLMQGDDANVNTLVAALVADLDQQELSTDVVTDPVANTVTVKVAYNYKPFGSSGEEGMLGDDNEEIQFVAQTTMPLP